A window from Thiosulfatimonas sediminis encodes these proteins:
- a CDS encoding phosphotransferase, translating into MAVYGNSIDLLRGLLGKPCNALLEAYDDAQLYGVKFSDSTHQIWRLEGVNQAAVLKLADLPRLRQQPFWQGAQTLFAWDLSADYSRLAGTYRFFAERAMLSVPNLLACCVADKGGKAVLLTDFVEGQTLDVQSVCAADCQQLARYLVAMHQLEQQGIGGLGASNCLSLSEFQQRIVQFLHQSERLQSMETDEKAELVDCGLSVKPLSLVPMVLDLRWDQFVRNPEGNLVLLDLDAALSAPLEMDWLMLEVILTASQIKIVILEYKQRVSMPSRADLQQVRMLYRALFCGIGLLGDQDWNWWRSLPPILDEIID; encoded by the coding sequence ATGGCAGTTTATGGCAATTCAATTGATCTTCTGAGAGGCTTGCTCGGCAAGCCCTGTAATGCTTTGTTGGAGGCTTATGACGATGCTCAGCTTTACGGTGTAAAGTTTAGCGATAGTACCCATCAGATTTGGCGACTTGAGGGGGTGAACCAAGCTGCCGTTCTGAAGTTGGCGGATTTGCCAAGGTTACGGCAACAGCCTTTTTGGCAGGGTGCACAGACGTTGTTTGCTTGGGATTTAAGTGCAGATTATTCGCGGCTCGCCGGAACTTATCGTTTTTTTGCAGAACGAGCCATGTTGTCGGTGCCGAACTTATTGGCCTGTTGTGTTGCTGATAAGGGTGGTAAGGCGGTGCTATTGACCGACTTTGTCGAGGGACAGACACTGGATGTTCAGTCGGTTTGTGCTGCTGATTGTCAGCAGTTAGCGCGGTATCTAGTGGCTATGCATCAGCTTGAGCAGCAAGGTATTGGGGGTTTGGGTGCATCGAATTGTTTGTCTTTGAGTGAGTTTCAACAGCGTATTGTGCAATTTTTACACCAGTCAGAGCGTTTACAGAGTATGGAAACTGATGAAAAAGCAGAGTTAGTGGACTGCGGGCTCAGCGTAAAACCGTTGTCTTTGGTGCCAATGGTGTTGGATTTACGTTGGGATCAGTTTGTCAGAAATCCGGAAGGTAATTTGGTGTTACTTGACCTCGATGCAGCCCTTAGCGCACCTTTGGAAATGGATTGGTTAATGCTTGAAGTGATATTGACTGCAAGCCAGATTAAAATCGTTATTCTTGAATATAAGCAAAGGGTTAGTATGCCAAGTCGAGCAGATTTGCAGCAAGTTCGGATGTTGTATCGTGCCTTGTTTTGCGGTATCGGATTGCTGGGTGATCAAGATTGGAATTGGTGGCGAAGTTTGCCACCAATACTCGATGAGATTATTGACTAG
- a CDS encoding protein-L-isoaspartate O-methyltransferase family protein has translation MNLDQARFFMVEQQIRPWDVLDPKVLDLLMDTPRHLYVAETQQKLAYSDIELPIGEGQVMMAPKVEGKILQAIDIQENDSVLEIGTGSGYLTALMATFAKEVTTVEIYKTLQEAAKERLKDFDNINFHIGDASEDWADNREYDVIVLTGAVAQIPPAFLSKLRIGGRLAVIHGQSPAMSADVLTRISERQYQTESLFETDIAYLVNSAKSSTFTF, from the coding sequence ATGAATTTAGATCAAGCCCGTTTTTTTATGGTTGAACAACAAATCCGTCCTTGGGATGTGCTAGACCCTAAAGTTCTTGATCTTTTGATGGACACTCCTCGTCATCTATATGTCGCGGAAACCCAACAAAAATTGGCTTACAGCGACATTGAACTTCCAATTGGCGAAGGCCAAGTGATGATGGCGCCCAAAGTTGAAGGAAAAATACTTCAAGCAATCGATATTCAAGAAAATGACAGTGTATTAGAAATCGGTACTGGCAGCGGCTACTTAACCGCATTAATGGCAACTTTCGCTAAAGAAGTGACCACCGTCGAAATTTATAAAACATTGCAAGAAGCAGCAAAAGAGCGCCTAAAAGATTTTGACAACATCAACTTCCATATTGGCGATGCCAGCGAAGACTGGGCTGATAATCGCGAATACGACGTGATTGTCTTGACTGGCGCAGTCGCACAGATTCCACCGGCGTTTTTGAGCAAATTACGCATTGGTGGACGCCTAGCGGTCATTCACGGGCAATCACCGGCAATGAGCGCTGATGTGTTAACCCGAATCAGCGAACGTCAGTACCAGACTGAATCCTTGTTTGAAACCGACATCGCTTACCTAGTCAACAGCGCCAAAAGTTCAACATTTACCTTCTAA